Proteins encoded within one genomic window of Pectobacterium araliae:
- the cspE gene encoding transcription antiterminator/RNA stability regulator CspE yields the protein MSKIKGSVKWFNESKGFGFITPEDGSKDVFVHFSAIQSNGFKTLAEGQRVEFEITDGAKGPSAANVNAI from the coding sequence ATGTCTAAGATTAAAGGTAGTGTTAAGTGGTTTAATGAGTCCAAGGGCTTCGGTTTCATTACTCCAGAAGATGGTAGCAAAGACGTGTTCGTACACTTCTCTGCCATCCAGAGCAATGGTTTCAAAACTCTGGCTGAAGGTCAGCGTGTAGAGTTCGAAATCACTGACGGTGCCAAAGGTCCTTCTGCTGCTAACGTTAACGCTATTTAA
- a CDS encoding methyl-accepting chemotaxis protein, with product MFKRIKVITILIIVLFILGISQFFTGALSVRALINDKEGFLVSQRSNQNVAAFTDAWIMMNQTRIAIGSIVQNMMMGNADKEGMQALLQQAKSQLAASENSYKQYLSIPNPPGMDENLAKKLEDSYSAYQKLLNDIIDALSAGQAGSAMKLHNGATALNVTMQDAYIAWRAAQNQLSDEGLRKNNLAFETMLWLLGATTVIVVLAIILSWIGLQRILLQPLHALMRHISAIAEGDLTLPISANGRNEMSQLAEGLRHMQQSLINTVGLVRDSSHAIYSGASEISAGSNDLSSRTEQQAASLQETAASMEQLTSTVKLNTDNARQAAELAKNASETAGKGGAVVENVVKTMNDISDSSQKIAHITGVIDGIAFQTNILALNAAVEAARAGEQGRGFAVVAGEVRTLAQRSAQAAKEIKSLIDDSVSRVSTGSAQVNEAGDTMKKIVDAVSQLTDIMGEIASASDEQSRGIDQVGQAITEMDRVTQQNATLVEESASAAAALEEQAKFLQNAVEVFNINRATAQAHRVESGPSPAALPTSLLPKPTSGRSSNANWEMF from the coding sequence ATGTTTAAACGTATTAAAGTGATTACCATCCTTATTATTGTCTTGTTTATATTAGGGATATCTCAATTTTTCACCGGCGCGTTATCGGTTCGGGCGCTGATTAACGACAAAGAGGGGTTTCTTGTTTCTCAGCGTTCTAACCAGAATGTTGCCGCATTTACCGATGCATGGATCATGATGAATCAGACGCGCATTGCTATCGGTTCCATTGTACAAAATATGATGATGGGGAATGCGGATAAGGAGGGCATGCAGGCACTCTTGCAGCAAGCGAAGTCACAGTTGGCCGCATCGGAGAACAGCTATAAACAGTACCTGTCAATTCCTAACCCTCCGGGAATGGATGAAAACCTTGCTAAAAAACTTGAGGATAGCTACAGCGCGTATCAGAAACTGCTCAATGATATTATTGATGCGCTTTCCGCAGGCCAGGCGGGATCGGCGATGAAGTTGCATAACGGGGCGACGGCACTTAATGTCACGATGCAGGACGCCTATATTGCGTGGCGCGCGGCACAAAACCAGCTATCTGACGAGGGGCTACGGAAAAATAATCTCGCCTTTGAAACGATGTTGTGGCTATTGGGCGCAACGACGGTGATCGTTGTCCTGGCGATTATTCTCAGTTGGATCGGGTTACAGCGTATTTTATTGCAACCACTACACGCATTAATGCGACATATTAGTGCCATCGCCGAGGGTGATTTGACGTTGCCTATTAGCGCTAACGGGCGTAATGAAATGAGCCAGCTTGCAGAGGGATTACGCCATATGCAACAGTCATTGATCAATACGGTGGGCCTGGTTCGCGATAGTTCACACGCTATCTATTCGGGAGCCAGTGAAATTTCGGCTGGCAGTAATGATCTGTCATCCCGTACCGAACAGCAGGCGGCATCATTGCAGGAAACTGCGGCCAGTATGGAACAATTGACGTCCACCGTGAAGCTGAATACGGACAATGCCCGACAGGCGGCCGAACTGGCAAAAAATGCTTCGGAAACGGCAGGGAAAGGTGGGGCTGTCGTGGAGAATGTGGTGAAAACCATGAACGATATCTCGGATAGCTCGCAAAAAATCGCTCACATCACCGGCGTGATTGATGGCATTGCTTTCCAAACCAATATTCTGGCGCTGAATGCGGCGGTGGAAGCGGCTCGTGCGGGAGAACAGGGGCGTGGTTTTGCTGTGGTGGCGGGTGAAGTGCGAACGCTGGCACAGCGTAGCGCACAGGCGGCAAAAGAGATCAAATCGTTGATCGACGATTCGGTCAGCCGAGTCAGTACGGGGTCGGCACAGGTTAACGAAGCGGGCGATACAATGAAAAAAATCGTCGACGCGGTGAGCCAATTGACGGATATCATGGGCGAAATCGCCTCTGCGTCGGACGAACAAAGCCGCGGTATTGATCAGGTGGGACAGGCGATCACCGAAATGGATCGCGTTACGCAACAAAATGCCACGTTGGTGGAAGAATCGGCTTCTGCCGCCGCCGCATTGGAAGAGCAGGCCAAATTTTTGCAGAACGCGGTTGAGGTGTTCAACATTAATCGGGCGACAGCGCAGGCACATCGTGTCGAGAGCGGTCCTTCTCCTGCTGCATTACCGACATCGCTATTGCCCAAACCTACGTCTGGCAGATCATCGAATGCGAATTGGGAAATGTTTTAA
- the ypfM gene encoding protein YpfM has translation MVEVEVSTWKDFIEAMLRK, from the coding sequence ATGGTAGAAGTAGAAGTGAGTACTTGGAAAGATTTTATTGAAGCAATGTTACGCAAATAA
- the tatA gene encoding Sec-independent protein translocase subunit TatA: MEGISIAKLLVIGALIILLFGTNKLRSLGGDLGAAIKGFKKAMNDDQPAKADDTTALNDSSRKES, from the coding sequence ATGGAAGGTATCAGTATTGCCAAACTGTTGGTGATTGGCGCATTAATCATTCTGCTGTTCGGTACGAATAAACTTCGTAGCTTAGGCGGTGATTTGGGCGCGGCGATTAAAGGCTTCAAAAAGGCGATGAATGACGATCAGCCTGCGAAGGCGGATGATACGACCGCGCTGAATGATTCGTCTCGTAAAGAATCCTGA
- a CDS encoding YpfN family protein, translating to MAWLADYWWIILIVLIGMLINGIKELRNVDHTRFLLNKPKLPPHRDNNDKWDNEDDDWPQKKP from the coding sequence ATGGCATGGCTGGCTGATTACTGGTGGATAATTCTGATTGTCCTGATAGGCATGCTGATTAACGGCATCAAAGAATTGCGCAACGTTGACCATACGCGTTTTCTGCTCAACAAACCGAAATTGCCCCCGCATCGTGACAACAACGATAAATGGGACAATGAAGACGACGACTGGCCGCAGAAAAAGCCCTGA
- a CDS encoding M15 family metallopeptidase, which yields MMTPAMLTGKSDQHLVALHGRHRLQPEAVTAFRALQQAAKAAGFNLQPASTFRDFERQRQIWNGKFRGERPVMDANSQPLDVLSLDESARCEAILRWSAMPGSSRHHWGSDLDIYDPDLLPAGSSLQLEPWEYEEGGYFTALSAWLSAHMHEYGFYRPYAHDLGGVAAEPWHISYYPLAQYAEEQLTPDLILAAWQDEDIAGYHWLCQHLPQLFTRYIHNVDEA from the coding sequence ATGATGACGCCAGCTATGTTAACCGGTAAAAGCGACCAGCATTTAGTCGCTTTACATGGTCGCCATCGTCTTCAGCCAGAGGCGGTAACCGCGTTTCGGGCGCTACAGCAGGCGGCCAAAGCGGCAGGGTTTAACCTACAGCCTGCCAGTACGTTTCGTGATTTCGAGCGCCAGCGCCAGATCTGGAATGGCAAATTTCGCGGCGAACGTCCCGTCATGGATGCCAACAGCCAGCCGCTGGACGTGTTATCTCTGGACGAAAGTGCACGCTGTGAGGCAATTCTGCGCTGGTCTGCGATGCCCGGTTCCAGTCGTCACCACTGGGGCAGCGATCTGGATATTTACGATCCTGATTTATTACCCGCAGGCAGCTCGCTCCAGTTGGAACCGTGGGAATATGAAGAAGGCGGTTATTTTACCGCTCTGAGTGCATGGCTGAGTGCGCATATGCATGAATACGGTTTTTATCGGCCTTATGCACACGATCTCGGCGGTGTCGCAGCCGAACCCTGGCATATCAGCTATTATCCATTAGCACAGTATGCGGAAGAACAGCTTACGCCGGATCTCATCCTTGCTGCCTGGCAAGACGAAGATATTGCGGGCTACCACTGGCTCTGCCAGCACCTGCCGCAACTGTTTACCCGTTACATTCATAACGTTGATGAGGCGTAA
- a CDS encoding group II intron maturase-specific domain-containing protein, whose translation MKLIRRYLEAEMTNGCETEKRGKGMPQGGPLSPLLSNILLDELDKELERRGHSFCRYADDCNIYVSSRKAGEHIFRAIRVYLRDILKLKVNEQKSAVARPWERKFLGYSVTRHKQTRLKIAGSSVERLKEKIRSLTTGHATKSVKGVINELTPILRGWMSYFRYTEVKGVLEKIDGWVRRKLRSLLWRQWKRTYTRARMLMRAGLCEKRAWRSASNQRGAWWNAGSSHMNDAIKTAQFRRLGLISLVEQQRQFQS comes from the coding sequence TTGAAACTGATACGTCGCTACCTTGAAGCGGAAATGACGAACGGGTGCGAGACAGAGAAGCGAGGTAAGGGAATGCCGCAGGGCGGACCGTTGTCGCCGCTACTGTCGAACATTCTGCTGGATGAACTGGATAAAGAACTGGAGCGTCGAGGTCACAGCTTCTGTCGCTATGCGGATGACTGCAACATTTACGTGAGCAGTCGCAAAGCAGGCGAGCATATCTTTAGGGCAATCAGGGTGTACCTGAGAGACATACTGAAGCTAAAGGTCAATGAGCAGAAGAGTGCGGTGGCGCGACCGTGGGAGCGTAAGTTCCTGGGATACAGCGTGACACGGCACAAACAGACCCGACTGAAGATCGCAGGGAGCAGTGTCGAGAGGCTGAAGGAGAAGATCCGTAGCCTGACGACAGGGCACGCGACGAAATCAGTGAAAGGCGTAATCAATGAACTCACACCGATACTGCGAGGCTGGATGAGCTACTTCAGATACACGGAAGTAAAAGGAGTTCTGGAGAAGATTGACGGCTGGGTCAGGCGTAAACTGCGCAGTCTACTGTGGCGGCAATGGAAACGAACGTATACGCGAGCCCGAATGCTAATGCGAGCGGGCTTGTGTGAAAAGCGAGCGTGGAGGTCGGCGAGTAACCAGCGAGGAGCGTGGTGGAACGCGGGGTCGAGTCACATGAATGATGCGATAAAGACGGCGCAGTTCAGACGACTCGGCTTGATATCACTAGTGGAGCAGCAACGGCAGTTCCAGAGTTAA
- a CDS encoding AtuA-related protein — MREIYFLSSAREIIRFSQRDKGKTSNISLIAYRAEDYDVLKEKITAEKVKSWFADIVTGDVVRYELPSIGALNFVMYGALGGGVTRSLALDMHGKGLSSAILDINI, encoded by the coding sequence CTGAGAGAGATTTATTTTCTGAGCAGCGCGCGTGAAATTATCCGTTTCAGTCAGCGCGATAAAGGCAAGACCTCCAATATTTCGCTCATTGCCTACCGTGCGGAAGATTACGACGTACTGAAAGAAAAGATCACTGCCGAAAAAGTGAAATCCTGGTTTGCCGATATCGTAACAGGCGATGTCGTTCGCTATGAGTTACCCAGCATTGGCGCACTGAACTTCGTCATGTACGGCGCACTCGGCGGCGGTGTCACCCGCTCGCTGGCGCTGGATATGCACGGCAAGGGATTAAGTTCGGCCATACTGGATATCAATATTTAA
- a CDS encoding ArsC family reductase yields MALTLYGIKNCDTIKKARRWLEDQQVAFHFHDYRADGLDEPLLQRFIDQLGFQALLNTRGTTWRKLSEEQRERINSDTRDSAEAAKNLMLEQPAVIKRPLLIADDGNALLGFSIDSYQKFIAENK; encoded by the coding sequence ATGGCGCTAACCCTATACGGCATCAAAAACTGTGACACTATAAAGAAAGCGCGCCGCTGGCTGGAGGATCAACAGGTAGCGTTCCACTTTCATGATTACCGTGCCGACGGTCTGGATGAACCACTGCTACAGCGTTTTATCGATCAACTGGGGTTTCAGGCCTTACTCAACACACGCGGGACGACCTGGCGTAAGCTCAGCGAAGAACAGCGTGAACGGATCAACAGCGATACCCGCGACAGCGCAGAGGCTGCTAAAAATCTGATGCTGGAACAGCCAGCAGTGATTAAACGACCGTTGCTGATTGCCGATGACGGCAATGCACTACTTGGATTCAGTATCGACAGCTATCAGAAATTTATTGCGGAGAACAAATAA
- the crcB gene encoding fluoride efflux transporter CrcB: MFSTLLAVFIGGGVGSVARWQLGVKFNNLYPALPLGTLLANLIGAFVIGGALAYFLRHPHLDQDWKILITTGLCGGLTTFSTFSAEVVMFLQSGQVAAAGLHILLNLVGSLLMTALAFALVTWVTTH, encoded by the coding sequence ATGTTTAGTACATTACTCGCGGTATTTATTGGTGGTGGGGTCGGTAGCGTCGCACGCTGGCAGTTGGGAGTGAAGTTTAACAATCTGTACCCGGCGCTACCTTTGGGCACACTGCTTGCCAACCTGATTGGTGCTTTTGTTATTGGCGGCGCGTTAGCCTACTTCCTGCGCCATCCTCATCTCGATCAGGACTGGAAAATATTGATCACCACCGGGCTATGCGGCGGCCTAACGACATTTTCTACTTTTTCGGCAGAGGTTGTCATGTTCCTGCAAAGCGGACAAGTGGCTGCGGCGGGGTTGCACATACTGTTGAATCTGGTGGGTTCATTGCTTATGACTGCACTGGCGTTTGCATTAGTCACGTGGGTGACAACACATTGA
- the ypfH gene encoding esterase: protein MDQEYVVVQNPIAPQRLFLLFHGVGDTATGMAPIGHYFATAFPDALVVSIGGPFSTGFGEGRQWFSVQGVTEENRLSRIEAVTSRFVETVRSWQQKSGVDFARTTLIGFSQGSIMSLEALKSEPKLAGHIVAFSGRFAVLPDNAFSDVVVHLVHGEADGVIVVDHARAAAQRFKTLGTKFTLDTVPGVGHGIDQRMLNHALAYLK, encoded by the coding sequence TTTTTCACGGTGTGGGTGATACCGCGACTGGGATGGCACCAATCGGCCACTATTTTGCGACTGCTTTTCCTGACGCGTTGGTTGTTAGCATTGGCGGACCATTCAGTACGGGATTCGGCGAAGGGCGCCAATGGTTTTCCGTGCAGGGCGTGACAGAGGAAAATCGGCTATCACGCATTGAAGCGGTGACCTCGCGCTTTGTTGAAACGGTACGGTCCTGGCAGCAAAAAAGCGGCGTGGATTTTGCCCGAACCACGCTGATTGGTTTCTCGCAGGGGAGCATCATGTCACTGGAAGCGTTAAAGTCGGAACCTAAACTGGCCGGACACATTGTGGCCTTCAGCGGACGTTTTGCGGTATTGCCCGATAATGCATTCAGCGATGTGGTCGTTCATTTGGTTCACGGCGAGGCCGATGGAGTCATTGTCGTCGATCATGCACGTGCCGCGGCGCAACGTTTTAAAACGCTGGGGACGAAGTTCACATTGGATACCGTGCCGGGTGTCGGACATGGCATCGATCAGCGCATGCTGAATCACGCATTGGCATACCTGAAATAA
- a CDS encoding reverse transcriptase domain-containing protein, whose product MGINEAQAQSTAASGRGDGQYPSVLHEGAEIPTAVGGQTKAEMPLTMETVITRENLMLAYQRVVENNGAAGVDNLKVTELKPWLKQNWASIRQALITGAYQPQAIRRVDIPKPDGGVRTLGIPTVVDRLIQQAIAQQLSPVVEPHFCESSYGFRSNRNAWQAVQQAQRYIQSGKRWVVDLDLEKFFDRVDHDILMSRLARLSGINGC is encoded by the coding sequence ATGGGAATTAATGAGGCACAAGCGCAGAGCACTGCGGCCAGCGGCAGAGGAGACGGACAGTATCCGTCAGTGCTGCATGAGGGTGCTGAAATCCCCACGGCGGTCGGTGGGCAAACGAAAGCGGAAATGCCGTTGACGATGGAAACGGTGATAACGAGAGAGAACCTGATGCTGGCCTATCAGCGCGTGGTGGAAAACAACGGCGCGGCAGGGGTAGATAACCTGAAAGTGACGGAGTTGAAGCCGTGGCTGAAACAGAACTGGGCGAGTATCAGGCAGGCATTGATTACGGGCGCCTACCAGCCGCAGGCGATACGCAGAGTGGATATCCCAAAGCCGGACGGCGGCGTGAGAACCCTGGGTATCCCGACGGTAGTGGACAGGCTTATCCAGCAGGCGATAGCACAACAACTCAGTCCGGTCGTGGAGCCGCACTTCTGCGAATCGAGTTACGGGTTCAGAAGTAACCGCAATGCGTGGCAGGCAGTGCAACAGGCACAGCGCTACATACAAAGCGGGAAACGCTGGGTGGTCGATCTGGATCTGGAAAAGTTCTTTGACCGGGTGGATCATGACATTTTGATGTCACGTCTGGCGAGGCTGTCAGGGATAAACGGCTGTTGA
- the dapE gene encoding succinyl-diaminopimelate desuccinylase — protein sequence MSCPVIELAQQLIKRPSLSPNDEGCQALMIERLTAIGFTVEAMDFGDTQNFWAWRGAGKTLAFAGHTDVVPSGDETHWQHPPFEPIIRDGMLYGRGAADMKGSLAAMVIAAERFVAAHPNHQGRLAFLITSDEEASAVNGTVKVVEALMARNERLDYCLVGEPSSTHAVGDVVKNGRRGSITANLRVHGVQGHVAYPHLADNPVHRAAPALNELIATEWDQGNEFFPPTTMQIANIQAGTGSNNVIPGELFVQFNFRFSTELTDVLIQQRVAELLDRHQLNYTIDWKLSGQPFLTARGELVDAVVNAVGHYNEVTPELLTNGGTSDGRFIARMGAQVVELGPVNATIHKVDECVSAADLQLLSRMYQRIMEQLIA from the coding sequence GTGTCTTGCCCAGTCATAGAACTCGCTCAACAGTTAATTAAACGCCCTTCCCTCAGCCCAAATGACGAGGGCTGCCAGGCACTCATGATTGAACGCCTGACGGCGATCGGCTTTACCGTCGAAGCGATGGATTTTGGCGATACCCAAAATTTCTGGGCATGGCGCGGCGCGGGAAAAACGCTGGCCTTTGCCGGACACACCGATGTGGTTCCCAGCGGCGATGAAACCCACTGGCAGCACCCGCCGTTTGAGCCCATCATTCGTGACGGCATGCTGTACGGCCGCGGCGCGGCAGACATGAAAGGTTCACTGGCCGCGATGGTGATTGCCGCCGAGCGCTTTGTCGCCGCCCACCCGAATCATCAAGGGCGTCTCGCGTTCCTGATTACGTCGGACGAAGAAGCCAGCGCCGTTAACGGCACGGTAAAAGTGGTTGAGGCGCTGATGGCGCGCAACGAACGATTGGACTATTGTCTGGTCGGCGAGCCGTCCAGTACGCATGCCGTGGGCGATGTCGTCAAAAACGGCCGTCGGGGTTCTATCACCGCGAATTTGCGCGTACACGGCGTACAAGGGCACGTTGCCTATCCTCATCTGGCAGACAACCCCGTTCACCGCGCAGCACCGGCACTCAACGAACTGATCGCTACCGAGTGGGATCAGGGCAACGAATTCTTCCCGCCAACCACCATGCAAATAGCCAATATTCAGGCGGGTACGGGGAGTAATAACGTCATCCCCGGTGAGCTGTTTGTACAGTTTAATTTCCGCTTCAGCACCGAATTAACCGATGTGTTAATCCAGCAACGCGTCGCAGAATTACTGGATCGCCACCAGCTTAATTACACCATCGACTGGAAGCTCTCCGGCCAGCCATTCCTGACCGCTCGCGGCGAACTGGTCGATGCCGTGGTGAATGCCGTCGGACATTACAATGAAGTTACACCAGAACTTCTGACCAATGGTGGCACCTCCGATGGACGATTCATTGCCCGCATGGGCGCACAGGTGGTTGAGCTAGGCCCCGTCAACGCCACAATCCATAAAGTGGACGAATGCGTCAGCGCAGCAGATCTGCAACTGCTGAGCCGGATGTACCAGCGCATTATGGAGCAGCTCATCGCATGA
- a CDS encoding aspartate/glutamate racemase family protein, translated as MVSKTLGLIGGMSWESTIPYYRMINEYVKNQLGGLHSAKIILHSVDFHEIEQLQSQGDWSQAATVLGNIAIGLRQAGADAIVICTNTMHKVADDVERACQRPLLHIADATGASLKQHGVKKVGLLGTRYTMEQDFYRQRIQERFGVDVIVPDPVGKEAVSRIIYDELCLGNINDASRLVYRDIIQQLEQQGAEGIILGCTEIPLLISAQDAKVPLFDTSKLHAISAAKFALNELSI; from the coding sequence ATGGTAAGTAAAACGCTGGGTTTGATTGGGGGTATGAGTTGGGAATCCACTATCCCGTATTATCGCATGATTAACGAATATGTGAAAAACCAACTGGGTGGCCTACACTCCGCCAAGATCATCCTTCACAGTGTCGATTTTCACGAGATAGAACAATTGCAGTCACAGGGTGATTGGTCGCAGGCCGCTACCGTGCTGGGTAATATCGCCATAGGATTACGTCAAGCGGGGGCAGACGCTATCGTCATCTGTACCAACACCATGCATAAGGTCGCTGATGACGTTGAACGCGCCTGCCAGCGCCCTCTTCTACATATTGCCGATGCCACTGGCGCCAGCCTGAAACAGCACGGAGTAAAGAAAGTGGGTTTACTGGGAACCCGCTACACGATGGAACAAGACTTTTATCGTCAGCGCATTCAGGAACGGTTTGGCGTAGACGTAATTGTTCCCGACCCCGTGGGGAAAGAAGCTGTTAGCCGCATCATTTACGACGAGCTGTGTCTGGGGAACATTAATGACGCATCAAGGCTGGTGTATCGGGACATTATCCAGCAACTCGAACAGCAAGGCGCAGAAGGTATCATTCTTGGCTGTACAGAGATCCCACTGTTAATCAGCGCTCAGGATGCGAAAGTTCCTCTTTTTGATACCAGCAAGCTTCACGCAATTTCCGCCGCGAAATTTGCGCTTAACGAACTATCAATATGA